From Chryseobacterium tructae, one genomic window encodes:
- a CDS encoding cation diffusion facilitator family transporter — protein sequence MSTQKNTHKEKIGFQKIIAIFGIILFIGKIIAWKLTNSDAVFSDAMESIVNVISAFMGLYSLHLAAKPKDEDHPYGHGKVEFVTSGIEGALIAIAGLMIIYEGIYSLIVGKTLSKIDLGIWIIAATAVINYLLGYISIKKGQRENSLVLISSGKHLQSDTVTTLGVVASLIIVYFTKIYWLDSVVALTFGLYIIFVGYKIVRKSLSGIMDEQDPEILHQVIKILEENRHTEWIDVHNMKIQQFGASLHIDAHITLPWYYDLRDAHNEMEKVIILLANNIKRSIEFNFHMDDCKPISCPVCQIENCPVRQKDFVKKVEWTAENITRVEKHTIE from the coding sequence ATGAGTACCCAGAAGAATACCCACAAAGAAAAAATAGGATTCCAGAAAATCATTGCCATATTTGGAATTATTCTTTTCATTGGAAAGATCATTGCATGGAAGCTTACTAATTCTGATGCAGTATTCTCCGATGCCATGGAAAGCATTGTAAATGTTATCAGTGCATTTATGGGATTATATTCACTCCATCTTGCAGCAAAACCTAAAGATGAAGATCATCCTTACGGCCATGGAAAGGTAGAATTCGTTACTTCCGGTATCGAAGGAGCCTTGATTGCCATCGCAGGTCTTATGATCATTTATGAGGGTATTTACAGCCTTATTGTTGGAAAAACCCTAAGCAAAATTGATTTGGGAATCTGGATTATTGCTGCTACTGCTGTTATCAATTATCTGCTGGGTTATATTTCCATAAAAAAAGGCCAAAGAGAAAACTCTCTGGTTCTTATTTCTTCAGGAAAACATCTTCAGTCTGATACAGTCACAACCCTCGGAGTAGTAGCCAGTTTAATTATTGTCTACTTTACAAAGATCTACTGGCTGGATTCCGTAGTAGCTTTAACGTTCGGGCTTTACATCATCTTTGTAGGCTATAAAATCGTTCGGAAATCATTGAGTGGTATTATGGACGAACAGGATCCGGAAATTTTACATCAAGTGATCAAAATCCTTGAAGAAAACAGACATACAGAATGGATTGATGTTCATAACATGAAAATACAACAGTTTGGAGCTTCATTGCATATCGATGCCCATATCACCCTACCTTGGTATTATGATCTTCGTGATGCTCATAATGAGATGGAAAAAGTTATTATTCTTTTGGCCAACAATATCAAACGAAGTATTGAATTTAATTTCCATATGGATGACTGTAAACCTATTTCATGTCCTGTATGTCAGATTGAAAACTGTCCCGTTCGCCAAAAAGACTTTGTAAAAAAAGTAGAATGGACAGCCGAAAATATAACTCGCGTAGAAAAGCATACCATAGAATAA
- a CDS encoding exosortase F system-associated membrane protein, giving the protein MKILNWLLVILGIGGLIGIRVLEDQLFYDPFLNYFHEANKNIAFPVFEWGQLIGGNIFRFVLNLFFSCLIIQGLFKNKQWTIQGALMMVIVFAISFPIYLYCIYDTFEIGYLFSFYMRRFVIQPVIILLIVPMFYYRKQMDKG; this is encoded by the coding sequence ATGAAAATTCTTAATTGGCTTCTCGTTATTTTAGGAATCGGTGGTCTGATAGGAATCAGAGTGCTGGAAGATCAACTATTTTATGATCCGTTTCTGAACTATTTTCATGAGGCCAATAAAAATATTGCCTTTCCTGTATTTGAATGGGGACAATTAATAGGAGGAAATATATTCAGGTTTGTTCTTAATTTATTTTTTTCCTGCCTGATTATTCAAGGATTATTTAAAAATAAGCAATGGACTATTCAGGGTGCCTTGATGATGGTCATTGTCTTTGCGATTTCTTTTCCCATCTATCTCTACTGTATTTACGATACATTTGAAATAGGATACCTTTTTTCTTTTTATATGCGGAGGTTTGTCATTCAGCCTGTAATTATCCTTTTGATTGTTCCTATGTTTTATTATAGAAAACAAATGGATAAGGGGTAA
- the xrtF gene encoding exosortase family protein XrtF, with protein sequence MLKDFKPVLGILLRFIIVYLVLLFAYQFYLNASKDSGLDPFSRIIANQVSALQNVIGYPSQLYNDINNEQVWFYVKKQYVTRMVEGCNAISVMILFVSFVFAFYKGIKTFAFVGVGLVLLYIMNLLRIVGLNVVMAEHKEYGKMFHDFVFPAAIYGSVVLLWLVWIKFFALKHENS encoded by the coding sequence ATGTTAAAGGATTTTAAGCCTGTGCTAGGTATTTTACTTCGCTTCATCATTGTTTATCTGGTGTTGCTTTTTGCCTATCAATTTTATTTGAATGCAAGTAAGGATTCTGGTCTGGATCCTTTTTCAAGAATTATTGCCAATCAGGTGAGTGCTTTACAAAATGTAATAGGTTATCCATCCCAGCTTTATAATGATATAAATAATGAACAGGTTTGGTTCTATGTCAAAAAGCAATATGTAACGAGAATGGTGGAAGGATGCAATGCTATTTCTGTGATGATTCTCTTCGTATCTTTTGTTTTTGCATTTTATAAGGGTATCAAAACTTTTGCTTTCGTGGGAGTAGGCTTGGTTTTACTTTATATAATGAACCTTTTGCGGATTGTAGGGCTGAATGTTGTGATGGCTGAGCATAAGGAATATGGTAAAATGTTTCATGATTTTGTCTTCCCGGCAGCTATTTATGGTAGTGTCGTTTTACTTTGGTTAGTCTGGATTAAATTCTTTGCTTTAAAACATGAAAATTCTTAA
- a CDS encoding aminoglycoside phosphotransferase family protein → MTSENAKRFFENHLGKKSTEFITLAQSGSARVNFLAITNTDKYIITYNENTPENESFLYYSKVFSELNLNTPAILAISDDRKMYIQEFLGEQTLSEVITEEHLSSRVQSLVQQTLKKLFTLQTQTQGNIDFSKTFEYESYDELPIIHDLYYFKNFVADVLELEYNKSTLLKEFKKIVALVETLEPKGIMIRDFQARNIMVNEKDEVSFIDYQSAMRGPLMYDVISFLFQAKADFPENFKSEMLDFYIQLSEDQRTQNQLKESVKPIQMMRFLQVLGAYGFRGLIQRKQHFMASLEKGIQNISQFASSWEDMHNYPELKKVIEQLSSSNTQEKIKEILNLNH, encoded by the coding sequence ATGACTTCTGAAAACGCAAAACGATTTTTTGAAAACCATCTTGGTAAAAAATCCACTGAATTCATCACATTAGCTCAAAGCGGTTCTGCAAGGGTCAATTTTTTGGCCATAACCAATACTGACAAATACATCATCACTTATAACGAGAATACCCCAGAAAATGAAAGTTTTCTTTACTATTCCAAAGTCTTTTCTGAACTGAACCTGAATACACCGGCTATTCTTGCGATTTCAGACGACAGGAAAATGTACATTCAGGAGTTTTTAGGAGAACAAACTTTGTCAGAGGTGATTACAGAGGAGCATTTATCATCCCGTGTACAATCATTGGTACAGCAGACACTCAAAAAGCTTTTCACACTACAAACTCAAACCCAAGGAAACATTGATTTTTCCAAAACGTTTGAATATGAAAGTTATGATGAACTTCCTATCATTCATGATCTTTATTATTTTAAAAATTTCGTAGCGGATGTTCTGGAGCTAGAGTATAATAAATCTACTCTACTGAAAGAGTTTAAAAAAATTGTAGCATTAGTAGAAACTCTTGAACCCAAAGGAATCATGATTCGGGATTTTCAGGCAAGAAATATTATGGTGAACGAAAAAGATGAAGTTTCATTCATCGATTATCAATCAGCAATGAGAGGCCCACTGATGTATGATGTCATTTCATTCTTATTTCAGGCCAAGGCAGATTTTCCTGAAAATTTCAAATCTGAAATGCTAGACTTCTACATCCAACTCTCTGAAGATCAAAGAACCCAAAATCAACTAAAAGAATCGGTTAAACCAATTCAAATGATGAGATTCCTTCAAGTACTGGGAGCATACGGCTTCAGAGGATTAATTCAAAGAAAACAACATTTTATGGCAAGCCTTGAAAAAGGAATCCAAAATATCTCGCAATTTGCTTCTTCCTGGGAAGACATGCATAATTATCCGGAACTTAAAAAAGTTATAGAGCAGTTAAGCTCTTCTAATACACAAGAGAAGATTAAAGAAATATTAAATTTAAACCATTAA
- a CDS encoding RapZ C-terminal domain-containing protein — protein MLHIDIHSFSYKKGGIPKDNSGNGGGFAFDCRGILNPGRIEEYKSQTGNDIGVQEYLETKTEMPKFLELIKSIISINIEDYLERGFENLQVNFGCTGGQHRSVYSAIKIAEFIKEKYPNGTEVTIHHDEQPQLNSSNQ, from the coding sequence ATGCTACACATCGACATACACAGTTTTTCATACAAGAAAGGAGGGATTCCAAAAGATAACTCAGGAAACGGAGGCGGATTTGCCTTTGATTGCAGAGGAATATTAAATCCCGGAAGAATTGAAGAATATAAAAGTCAAACAGGAAACGACATTGGAGTTCAGGAATATCTTGAAACAAAAACTGAAATGCCTAAATTCTTAGAACTGATAAAATCAATCATTTCTATCAATATTGAGGATTATCTGGAAAGAGGATTTGAAAATCTTCAGGTTAATTTCGGATGTACTGGCGGGCAACACAGATCTGTATATTCTGCCATAAAAATTGCTGAGTTCATCAAAGAAAAATATCCGAACGGAACGGAAGTAACGATCCACCATGACGAGCAACCACAACTGAACAGTAGTAATCAGTAG
- a CDS encoding nucleotidyltransferase family protein, protein MKALIFAAGKGTRLKPFTDHHPKALAKVNGIPLLERNINYLKGYGIKDFVINIHHFGDQIVDFLNKNDNFGCKIEISDETNELLETGGGLIFARRFLDHGEDFLILNADILTDLNINALVEYHKKIKDFATLAISDRESSRKLLFNDDMVLRGWLNVQTGEQRLAEFNKGFKALAFSGVHCINPVIFEKIKRKGKFSVMEEYLDLMQTEHIHGFLHDSILIDVGRPASVIEAEKHFK, encoded by the coding sequence ATGAAGGCTCTTATTTTTGCCGCCGGAAAAGGCACCAGGCTTAAGCCATTTACAGATCATCACCCTAAAGCTTTGGCAAAGGTGAATGGCATTCCCCTTTTAGAAAGAAATATCAATTATCTAAAAGGATATGGAATAAAAGATTTTGTGATTAATATTCATCATTTTGGGGATCAAATTGTTGATTTTTTAAATAAAAATGATAACTTCGGCTGTAAGATTGAAATCTCCGATGAAACCAATGAACTATTGGAAACCGGGGGCGGCTTGATTTTTGCCAGAAGATTCCTTGATCATGGAGAAGATTTTTTAATTTTAAATGCCGATATTTTAACCGATCTAAATATCAATGCATTGGTAGAATACCACAAAAAAATAAAAGATTTTGCTACTTTAGCAATATCGGATCGTGAAAGTTCGAGAAAACTACTTTTCAATGATGACATGGTATTAAGAGGTTGGTTGAATGTACAAACAGGAGAGCAAAGGCTTGCCGAGTTCAACAAAGGGTTTAAAGCTCTTGCCTTCAGTGGAGTTCACTGTATCAATCCTGTTATCTTTGAAAAAATAAAAAGGAAAGGCAAATTCTCTGTTATGGAGGAATATCTGGATCTAATGCAGACTGAGCACATACATGGCTTTTTGCATGACAGTATTCTTATAGATGTTGGAAGACCAGCATCCGTAATAGAAGCCGAAAAACATTTTAAATAA
- a CDS encoding TIGR00730 family Rossman fold protein — MEMDGIRDESLVNPEFDSNETKLHNSFRQKTWDETITKDSWMVFKIMAEFVDGYEKLAKIGPCVSIFGSARLKPEDKYYEMAVEIAEKITKLGFGIITGGGPGIMEAGNKGAFNAKGKSIGLNIDLPFEQHFNPYINKSYSMNFDYFFVRKVMFVKYSQGFVVMPGGFGTLDELTEALTLIQTNKIGKFPIVLVGSDFWGGLLDWFKATLVKEVMIAEDDLDLYRVVDTADEAVAHIKAFYDKYSVNVNF, encoded by the coding sequence ATGGAAATGGATGGAATTAGGGATGAAAGCTTAGTAAACCCGGAATTTGATAGCAACGAGACAAAACTGCATAATAGTTTCAGACAGAAAACATGGGATGAAACGATCACTAAAGACAGCTGGATGGTCTTCAAGATCATGGCTGAATTTGTAGATGGCTACGAAAAACTGGCAAAAATAGGCCCATGTGTATCTATATTTGGTTCAGCACGTTTGAAGCCGGAGGATAAATATTATGAAATGGCCGTTGAAATTGCTGAGAAAATCACAAAACTAGGTTTTGGAATCATTACCGGTGGTGGCCCTGGAATTATGGAAGCTGGAAATAAAGGAGCTTTCAATGCTAAAGGAAAATCAATTGGATTAAATATTGACCTTCCTTTTGAACAACATTTCAACCCATATATCAATAAATCCTATTCGATGAACTTCGATTACTTTTTCGTGAGAAAAGTAATGTTTGTAAAATATTCTCAAGGCTTTGTGGTAATGCCGGGTGGTTTCGGAACATTGGATGAACTGACAGAAGCTTTAACTTTGATTCAAACTAATAAAATTGGTAAATTTCCAATCGTATTGGTAGGAAGTGATTTCTGGGGTGGATTGCTTGACTGGTTCAAGGCTACTTTAGTAAAAGAAGTAATGATTGCAGAAGATGATCTTGATCTTTATCGTGTGGTAGACACTGCTGACGAGGCAGTAGCACACATTAAAGCGTTTTATGATAAATATTCTGTGAATGTAAATTTTTAA
- a CDS encoding DUF6702 family protein, translating to MKKLLYISGILTFFVLMSFMYVDFFSSMTKVDYIDGSKTLKFTTKMNTSHISDAIKINPNTAGFEAEVKKYVNNNFDVFVNGAPKTITFTGSQISGETVWVYFETGGVSDITTLKIKNTILLSAFPKQINLVSIGYKGSQKMMNFQRGKEVNEVSF from the coding sequence ATGAAAAAACTTTTATATATATCAGGAATTTTAACATTTTTTGTGTTAATGAGTTTTATGTATGTAGACTTTTTCTCTTCAATGACCAAAGTGGATTATATTGATGGAAGCAAGACATTGAAGTTTACCACAAAAATGAATACAAGCCATATCTCTGATGCAATTAAGATCAATCCTAACACAGCAGGATTTGAAGCAGAAGTGAAAAAATATGTGAACAATAATTTTGATGTATTTGTCAATGGTGCTCCCAAAACAATTACCTTCACAGGAAGTCAGATCAGCGGAGAAACTGTATGGGTATATTTTGAGACCGGAGGGGTTTCAGATATTACGACCTTAAAGATTAAAAATACGATACTTTTAAGCGCTTTTCCTAAGCAAATTAACCTGGTTAGTATAGGGTATAAAGGAAGTCAGAAAATGATGAACTTTCAAAGAGGAAAAGAAGTGAACGAGGTTTCCTTTTAG
- a CDS encoding phosphotransferase family protein: MESITERFEYSWLNTFRFSLTTQFRLLNQDIQNIVEPYLVSLIDQIEELEHQGEPLSKSEFSFVFCHTDIHNWNIIANESNIYLIDWEGIKYAPAEADLFGLYNESYFSEFLKYYQKIHPSYQMNMELLRYYMISRHMTDLWEGIEQLQFDTLSSDEYNQQLEGLKDVCEENAAFINSVQ, translated from the coding sequence ATGGAGTCAATTACTGAAAGATTTGAATATTCCTGGCTGAATACATTTAGATTCTCTCTAACAACTCAATTTAGATTGCTGAACCAGGACATCCAGAACATTGTGGAACCGTATCTTGTAAGTTTGATTGACCAAATTGAGGAATTGGAACACCAAGGTGAGCCGCTTTCTAAATCTGAGTTCTCATTCGTATTTTGCCATACAGACATTCACAACTGGAATATCATTGCAAATGAAAGCAATATTTATCTGATAGATTGGGAAGGAATAAAGTATGCTCCAGCTGAAGCAGATCTTTTTGGACTTTACAATGAGTCTTACTTTTCTGAGTTCTTGAAATATTATCAAAAAATACATCCGTCCTATCAAATGAATATGGAACTTCTTAGGTATTATATGATAAGTAGACATATGACGGATCTTTGGGAGGGAATAGAACAGTTGCAATTCGATACATTATCATCTGATGAATATAATCAACAGTTAGAAGGATTGAAGGATGTATGCGAAGAAAATGCAGCATTTATCAACAGTGTCCAATAA
- a CDS encoding DUF5689 domain-containing protein, translating to MPAGNGTFKGIFSKFQSGANTTYQFYINKVNDLDMEGKSADGIDHHFPRLDKVQENPCRFSNANLTAKTVSDIKQLAGGLAPNGLVQITGDFYLKAQITANDEAGNLFKYVYVEDATGGIKLNINKTDLFQDARFKVGKDLNIKLKGLYIRNVAGELQLGSNDGTSAIGYRIKEEDVYKYLYDSNEPARAVVASERTISQLTAGDVGRWIKIKDLEFVNGDLGKTYADGSALSNRTLEDCSGKTITLRTSGRAIFATKPASAIEVAGGKGDVYAILSVFNGTYQLWFTKLPDLQLTNPRCDGSIYTPLPVLYKDDFVAGGFSSDWTVVNKVGPNQFWGTSNQGNGTNYYAMMNGNAGGAGNNFANEDWLISKAVNLAGKSKAIVTFTTDVRYAGNALQVFATDNYTNDVATTTWTQLPATLDTNANAFGDWVSSGNVDLSAFLGKNVRIAFKYTSTTAAAATWEVDDFKIKGQ from the coding sequence ATTCCTGCAGGAAATGGAACATTTAAAGGGATCTTCAGTAAATTCCAGTCAGGAGCTAACACAACATACCAATTCTATATCAACAAAGTAAATGACCTTGATATGGAAGGGAAAAGTGCAGATGGTATTGACCACCATTTCCCGCGTCTTGATAAAGTTCAGGAAAACCCTTGTAGATTCAGCAATGCAAATCTTACCGCTAAAACAGTTTCTGATATCAAGCAACTTGCTGGTGGATTAGCTCCAAACGGTTTGGTACAGATTACAGGAGATTTCTATCTGAAAGCTCAGATTACTGCAAACGATGAAGCTGGAAACTTATTCAAATATGTATATGTAGAAGATGCTACAGGAGGTATTAAATTAAATATCAATAAAACAGACTTATTCCAGGACGCTAGATTTAAAGTAGGAAAAGATCTTAATATTAAATTGAAAGGATTATACATCAGAAATGTAGCAGGTGAATTACAGCTAGGTTCTAATGATGGAACATCTGCGATTGGATATAGAATTAAGGAAGAAGACGTATACAAATATTTATATGACTCTAATGAGCCTGCAAGAGCAGTAGTAGCTTCTGAAAGAACAATTTCTCAGTTAACTGCTGGAGATGTGGGAAGATGGATCAAAATTAAAGATCTTGAATTCGTTAACGGAGACTTAGGGAAAACGTATGCGGATGGTTCAGCACTTTCAAACAGAACTTTAGAAGACTGTTCAGGAAAGACCATTACTTTAAGAACAAGTGGACGTGCTATTTTCGCTACGAAGCCAGCAAGTGCAATTGAAGTAGCAGGAGGTAAAGGAGATGTATATGCTATTTTAAGTGTATTTAATGGGACTTACCAATTATGGTTTACTAAGCTTCCGGATCTTCAATTAACGAATCCTAGATGTGATGGAAGTATTTATACACCGCTTCCGGTTCTTTATAAAGATGATTTTGTAGCAGGTGGATTCAGTTCAGACTGGACAGTAGTTAATAAAGTAGGACCAAACCAATTCTGGGGAACTTCTAACCAAGGAAATGGGACCAACTATTATGCAATGATGAATGGTAATGCAGGAGGTGCAGGGAATAACTTTGCTAACGAAGACTGGTTGATTTCTAAAGCTGTAAATTTAGCAGGGAAATCTAAAGCGATCGTAACATTTACTACAGATGTAAGATATGCAGGAAATGCTTTACAGGTATTCGCTACAGATAACTATACAAATGATGTAGCAACTACTACCTGGACTCAGCTTCCGGCAACTCTTGATACAAATGCCAATGCATTTGGAGATTGGGTAAGTTCTGGAAATGTAGATCTAAGTGCTTTCTTAGGTAAAAACGTAAGAATTGCATTTAAATATACTTCTACAACAGCAGCAGCTGCAACATGGGAAGTAGATGACTTCAAAATTAAAGGGCAATAA
- a CDS encoding DUF5689 domain-containing protein: MKKYNSILKYIFITAASLWITVGCVHDDKYDEPNLDGYQCVADFQANVTLSELKKKFTVNNPTGAAYVFPEDKPNDTSDDLYIEGYVSSTDETGNIYKTIYIQDALKNPTHGFTISVDMVSSYTRFPQGSKIYVKLNGLAVGTYGGVVQLGVKTGAESAINGVSRIPEKLAPKVISRSCTTRGEIIPRVITLADLKNNEDLIGCLVQLDKVEFDGKSLCSNFAPNGQTVDKVIGQGWVESSSSYVTTAVVRTVDILHLQINIFLQEMEHLKGSSVNSSQELTQHTNSISTK; the protein is encoded by the coding sequence ATGAAAAAATATAATTCAATTTTAAAATATATTTTTATCACAGCCGCTTCCCTATGGATCACTGTAGGATGTGTACATGATGATAAATATGATGAGCCTAATCTTGACGGCTATCAGTGTGTCGCTGATTTTCAGGCGAATGTAACATTAAGCGAACTGAAAAAGAAGTTTACTGTAAATAACCCTACAGGTGCTGCTTATGTATTTCCTGAAGATAAACCCAATGATACAAGCGATGATTTGTATATTGAGGGATATGTTTCTTCTACAGATGAAACGGGAAATATCTATAAGACAATCTATATCCAGGATGCATTAAAAAATCCTACTCATGGTTTTACAATCAGTGTAGATATGGTAAGTTCTTATACAAGATTTCCACAAGGATCTAAAATATATGTAAAGCTTAATGGCCTTGCAGTGGGTACTTACGGAGGTGTAGTTCAGCTTGGGGTAAAAACAGGAGCAGAATCAGCAATCAATGGAGTATCCAGAATTCCTGAGAAATTAGCGCCTAAAGTAATTTCAAGATCTTGTACTACAAGAGGTGAAATTATTCCAAGAGTAATCACTTTAGCTGATCTTAAAAATAATGAAGACCTAATCGGATGTCTTGTTCAGTTGGATAAAGTAGAATTTGATGGTAAATCACTATGTTCAAATTTTGCTCCTAATGGACAAACTGTAGATAAAGTAATCGGACAAGGATGGGTTGAATCATCAAGCTCTTATGTTACGACTGCAGTAGTAAGAACAGTGGATATTCTTCATTTGCAAATCAATATATTCCTGCAGGAAATGGAACATTTAAAGGGATCTTCAGTAAATTCCAGTCAGGAGCTAACACAACATACCAATTCTATATCAACAAAGTAA